A portion of the Myxococcales bacterium genome contains these proteins:
- a CDS encoding 2TM domain-containing protein — translation MSHLVPYVLVNTMLVLLNLQTGGPYWFFWPLFGWGIGLVLHGRSAFFPDQHALEAQVQRKLAREREREEKRLRRERGKGSVEDAAKEVVAGALGLVADALQDSRRPRSRPPRAEGESRSRGDGQGQGQRERVRVKTPEPKARPVSFADAEDEETATRDERRRTR, via the coding sequence GTGAGCCACCTCGTGCCCTACGTCTTGGTCAACACGATGCTCGTGCTCCTGAACCTACAGACGGGCGGGCCCTACTGGTTCTTCTGGCCCCTCTTCGGTTGGGGCATCGGTCTCGTCTTGCACGGCCGAAGCGCTTTCTTCCCGGATCAGCACGCCCTCGAAGCTCAGGTGCAAAGGAAGCTCGCGCGCGAACGCGAGCGCGAGGAGAAGCGACTCCGCCGCGAGCGCGGCAAGGGCAGCGTCGAAGATGCGGCAAAGGAGGTCGTCGCCGGTGCGCTCGGCCTCGTGGCGGACGCTCTCCAGGATTCGCGTCGTCCACGGTCGCGTCCACCGCGCGCCGAAGGTGAGTCGCGCTCGCGCGGTGATGGCCAGGGCCAGGGCCAGCGTGAGCGCGTCCGCGTGAAGACGCCGGAGCCAAAGGCGCGCCCCGTGTCGTTCGCCGACGCGGAGGACGAAGAGACCGCCACGCGCGACGAACGACGACGCACTCGGTAG
- the rfbG gene encoding CDP-glucose 4,6-dehydratase, whose translation MGENRLHFVGRVSSRRHGAIVPRRRRFSPPLHAATPGIVRRGEDGIVSSKEDASNRGLRAGISAALLERTYRGAKVLVTGHTGFKGSWLTMWLAHLGAEVTGLSLPPDTKPSLFEEAGVAELCRHELGDIRDLGRVTEVVKKSQPDFVFHLAAQALVRKSYADPTATLATNIMGTAHVLEAVRTTRLRTHVVVVTSDKCYENREWVHGYREEDPMGGHDPYSMSKGAAELVVSSYRRSYFHPEAFDRHGVALASARAGNVIGGGDWAEDRLVPDLVTALSAGRPVPVRNPASVRPWQHVLEPLGGYLLLGAHLKAEPTRYCAAYNFGPGLIGNVTVRELVEALLAAWGEGSWEDRSEPGAVHEAHLLRLAIDKANAELGFVPRWDARATIAATVDWYRSHARGAKGKDLRAITLAQIRAYAEQG comes from the coding sequence ATGGGCGAGAATCGCCTGCACTTCGTCGGGAGAGTAAGTTCGCGGCGGCACGGCGCCATTGTGCCACGACGGCGCCGTTTTTCGCCGCCGCTCCACGCGGCGACGCCTGGTATCGTGCGCCGAGGCGAGGATGGCATCGTGAGTTCAAAAGAAGACGCTTCCAACCGAGGGCTTCGCGCAGGCATTTCAGCGGCGTTGCTCGAGCGCACGTACCGCGGCGCCAAGGTCCTCGTGACAGGTCACACCGGCTTCAAGGGCTCGTGGCTGACGATGTGGCTCGCGCATCTAGGCGCCGAGGTCACCGGCCTCTCGCTGCCGCCGGACACGAAGCCCTCGCTGTTCGAAGAAGCCGGCGTCGCGGAGCTCTGCCGGCACGAGCTCGGCGACATCCGTGATCTCGGCCGCGTCACCGAGGTCGTCAAGAAGTCTCAGCCCGACTTCGTCTTTCACTTGGCCGCGCAGGCGCTCGTTCGCAAGAGCTACGCCGATCCGACGGCCACCCTCGCGACGAACATCATGGGCACGGCGCACGTGCTCGAGGCGGTCCGCACGACGCGGCTCCGCACCCACGTGGTCGTGGTCACGAGCGACAAGTGTTACGAGAACCGCGAGTGGGTCCACGGCTACCGGGAAGAAGATCCGATGGGCGGCCACGATCCCTACTCGATGAGCAAGGGCGCCGCCGAGCTGGTGGTCTCGAGCTACAGGCGCTCGTATTTTCATCCTGAGGCGTTCGATAGGCACGGCGTGGCGCTCGCCTCGGCGCGCGCTGGCAACGTCATCGGCGGCGGCGACTGGGCCGAAGACCGGCTCGTGCCGGACCTCGTGACGGCGCTGTCGGCAGGTCGTCCAGTCCCCGTTCGCAATCCCGCCTCGGTGCGGCCCTGGCAACACGTCCTGGAGCCACTGGGCGGCTACCTGCTGCTCGGCGCGCACCTTAAAGCCGAGCCGACGCGCTATTGCGCCGCTTACAACTTTGGTCCCGGCTTGATCGGCAACGTCACCGTCAGAGAGCTCGTCGAGGCGCTGCTCGCCGCCTGGGGCGAGGGCAGCTGGGAAGATCGCTCCGAGCCGGGCGCCGTTCACGAAGCGCACCTGCTTCGCCTCGCCATCGACAAGGCCAACGCCGAGCTCGGCTTCGTACCGCGTTGGGACGCACGCGCGACCATCGCGGCGACGGTCGATTGGTACCGGTCACACGCGCGCGGCGCGAAGGGGAAAGACCTTCGCGCCATCACGCTCGCGCAGATTCGCGCCTACGCGGAACAGGGCTGA
- a CDS encoding galactokinase, with the protein MIIGRSPLRISLGGGGTDLPSYYRDHGGFVISAAITRYVYVTMHETPLTEMVIRYSQIERVKTVEEIRHPIVREALTLTGIKGPSIEITSMADIPAGTGLGSSGSFTTCLLKVLTNFQRAFIHPRELAEMACHIEIDRLKEPVGKQDQYIAAFGGVTVFDFNKDNSVSARPAKLSEETIDRLQHNFVMVSTGFYRSASEVLKEQDSKSKAHDQSMIDNLHYVKELGHKSLEALETGNLERYAAIMHEHWEHKKKRSAGMSNKEIDRWYALAMENGALGGKLIGAGGGGFLLFYTEERDRLRRALRQEKLMEVSLEFDYEGTKILQ; encoded by the coding sequence ATGATCATCGGCCGTAGTCCGCTTCGCATTTCGCTCGGAGGAGGAGGCACCGATCTCCCGTCCTACTACCGAGACCACGGCGGGTTCGTCATCTCTGCGGCCATCACCCGCTACGTCTACGTGACGATGCACGAGACGCCGCTGACGGAGATGGTCATCCGCTACTCGCAGATCGAGCGCGTGAAGACCGTGGAGGAGATTCGCCACCCCATCGTCCGCGAGGCGCTGACCTTGACCGGCATCAAGGGGCCCAGCATCGAGATCACGAGCATGGCGGACATCCCCGCCGGAACGGGCCTCGGGTCTTCGGGCAGCTTCACCACGTGTCTGCTCAAGGTGCTGACGAACTTCCAGCGCGCCTTCATCCACCCGCGCGAGCTCGCCGAAATGGCCTGCCACATCGAGATCGACCGGCTCAAGGAGCCCGTCGGCAAGCAGGACCAATACATCGCGGCCTTCGGCGGCGTGACGGTCTTTGACTTCAACAAGGACAACAGCGTGTCGGCGCGCCCGGCCAAGCTGTCGGAAGAGACCATCGACCGCCTGCAGCACAACTTCGTCATGGTCTCGACGGGCTTCTACCGCTCCGCGTCGGAGGTCTTGAAAGAGCAAGACTCGAAGAGCAAGGCCCACGATCAGTCGATGATCGACAACCTCCACTACGTAAAGGAGCTCGGCCACAAGAGCCTCGAGGCCCTCGAGACGGGCAACCTCGAGCGCTACGCCGCGATCATGCACGAGCACTGGGAGCACAAGAAGAAGCGCTCCGCCGGCATGTCGAACAAGGAGATCGACCGCTGGTACGCCCTCGCGATGGAGAACGGCGCCCTCGGCGGCAAGCTCATCGGCGCCGGCGGCGGCGGCTTCCTGCTCTTCTACACCGAAGAGCGCGATCGCCTGCGCCGCGCCCTTCGACAAGAGAAGCTCATGGAGGTCAGCCTCGAGTTTGACTACGAAGGAACGAAGATCCTGCAGTAG
- a CDS encoding serine hydrolase, with the protein MARGAASGAGPAASTNAPVADLSELLLPIASSYELPAMAVAVYKNETLLGSGVTGVRKLGDATQASLADPWVLGACSKAMTATLAAMLVDEGKLDWQTPLDKLLPEASIHPTRAKITLEMLLQHHSGMERDPDAASLEKVAASKDPSRARRALVQKLLALPSPQPKGTYAYSNVAYLALGVALEVASGKTFEALALERLFVPLGMSSCGFGPPALVAPPTPATARPFGHAIKDGRLEAARPGAEARIAPAMAPTSSVHCSLADWAKFLRGHLPIPEGQRTLASRPSLDRLHTPAFDRKTTSGFSFEPGEWAGPVTLHQFGTSGTFFASTWLAPTKGLIFVLAVNADTPTIRDAAEKVENVLFKRFAK; encoded by the coding sequence TTGGCTCGTGGGGCCGCGTCAGGGGCCGGGCCCGCGGCGTCAACCAACGCGCCCGTTGCCGATCTCTCCGAGCTGCTGCTCCCGATCGCGAGCAGCTACGAGCTCCCCGCGATGGCCGTGGCCGTCTACAAGAACGAGACGCTCCTCGGCTCCGGCGTCACGGGCGTTCGCAAGCTCGGCGACGCGACGCAGGCCTCGCTCGCCGATCCATGGGTCCTTGGCGCCTGCTCGAAGGCGATGACAGCCACGCTCGCCGCGATGCTCGTCGACGAAGGCAAGCTCGACTGGCAAACGCCCCTCGACAAGCTCCTGCCGGAGGCCTCGATCCATCCCACGCGCGCGAAGATCACGCTCGAGATGCTCCTGCAGCATCACAGCGGCATGGAGCGCGATCCCGACGCAGCGTCGCTCGAGAAAGTGGCGGCCTCCAAGGACCCTTCGCGGGCCCGCAGGGCGCTCGTCCAAAAGCTCCTCGCGCTCCCGAGCCCGCAACCGAAAGGCACGTACGCCTACTCGAACGTCGCCTACCTCGCCCTTGGTGTCGCCCTCGAGGTCGCGAGCGGCAAGACTTTCGAAGCACTCGCGCTTGAGCGGCTCTTTGTCCCTCTCGGCATGTCGTCGTGTGGCTTTGGGCCGCCGGCGCTCGTGGCGCCACCGACGCCGGCAACGGCGCGGCCCTTCGGTCACGCCATCAAGGATGGGCGCCTCGAAGCCGCGAGGCCCGGCGCCGAAGCGCGCATCGCGCCGGCCATGGCGCCTACAAGCTCGGTTCATTGCAGCCTTGCCGACTGGGCGAAGTTCCTTCGTGGGCACCTGCCCATCCCCGAAGGCCAACGCACGCTCGCTTCGCGCCCCTCGCTTGACCGCCTTCACACACCGGCCTTCGACCGGAAGACCACCTCGGGCTTTTCCTTCGAGCCCGGCGAGTGGGCGGGGCCCGTCACGCTCCACCAGTTCGGCACCAGCGGCACCTTCTTTGCGAGCACATGGCTCGCGCCCACCAAGGGCCTCATTTTCGTGCTTGCGGTGAACGCCGACACGCCCACGATCCGCGACGCGGCCGAGAAGGTTGAGAACGTCCTCTTCAAGCGCTTCGCCAAGTAG
- a CDS encoding cytochrome c — protein sequence MRFFGLATGAALLALVGCVVTDAQTPAPKPVAAEGPASEPPCNPAREGLAPLNHEGHGDLAVPLPAEYHERVNPCPLTPEVVARGKKIFDDHCAKCHGAGGDPTTAPLKDLNPPAKKLTVGGFSAAYLFWRASEGGAMEPFRSQMPAFKTVLREDEIWMVGNYVIGLRGTDIVPLSPTIQSVEPLPAGDGGASPGLRVFWRLASECQSLKLERKKDAAAYALAYTLTGFVTEHEDFAVAAAPGQYCYRVSCEGVGRVSAPSNEMCNPL from the coding sequence ATGCGCTTTTTCGGACTCGCCACCGGCGCGGCGCTCCTCGCGCTCGTCGGTTGCGTCGTGACAGACGCCCAAACGCCGGCGCCGAAACCTGTCGCGGCAGAGGGTCCGGCGTCCGAGCCTCCGTGCAACCCGGCGCGCGAAGGCCTCGCGCCGCTCAACCACGAAGGCCACGGCGATCTCGCGGTGCCACTGCCGGCCGAATACCACGAGCGCGTGAACCCCTGCCCGCTCACGCCCGAGGTGGTCGCCCGCGGGAAGAAGATCTTCGATGACCATTGCGCGAAGTGCCACGGCGCAGGCGGTGATCCGACCACGGCGCCGCTCAAGGACCTGAACCCGCCGGCGAAGAAGCTGACGGTGGGCGGCTTCTCGGCGGCGTACCTCTTTTGGCGCGCCAGCGAGGGCGGCGCGATGGAGCCGTTCCGATCGCAGATGCCGGCCTTCAAGACCGTCCTGCGCGAGGATGAGATCTGGATGGTGGGCAACTACGTCATCGGCCTTCGAGGCACAGATATCGTGCCGCTCTCGCCCACGATTCAGAGCGTCGAGCCGCTCCCGGCCGGTGACGGCGGCGCCTCGCCGGGCCTTCGCGTCTTCTGGCGCCTCGCGTCCGAGTGTCAGTCGCTCAAGCTCGAACGCAAGAAGGACGCGGCCGCGTACGCGCTCGCTTACACGCTGACGGGCTTCGTGACGGAGCATGAAGACTTCGCCGTCGCCGCGGCGCCGGGTCAGTACTGTTACCGCGTGTCTTGCGAAGGCGTAGGCCGTGTGTCGGCGCCGTCGAACGAGATGTGCAATCCGCTGTGA
- a CDS encoding metallophosphatase domain-containing protein yields MRVPDGDVFIHAGDLCRGGEVDELDLAARWLASLPHPTKVVVAGNHDWAFVKSPAEAQRILGPTVVYLQDSGVLLGGLRFWGSPWQPEFNDWAFNLPRGPSLREKWALIPTDTDVLVTHSPPHGIGDGGGPGDGGYGGKHRLGCEDLRARVLEVRPMLHLFGHIHDSGGAWPIGATTFANVTTWECERGPTVFDIDVPLRRATAVSVPPAKR; encoded by the coding sequence CTGCGCGTGCCGGACGGAGACGTCTTCATCCACGCCGGGGACTTGTGCCGTGGCGGCGAGGTCGACGAACTAGACCTCGCCGCGCGCTGGCTCGCGTCCCTTCCTCATCCGACGAAGGTGGTCGTCGCCGGAAACCACGACTGGGCGTTCGTGAAAAGCCCCGCCGAAGCGCAGCGGATCCTTGGTCCGACGGTCGTCTACCTTCAAGACTCGGGCGTGCTTCTTGGTGGCCTGAGGTTCTGGGGAAGCCCGTGGCAACCCGAATTCAACGACTGGGCATTCAACCTCCCGCGCGGGCCCTCGCTCCGCGAAAAGTGGGCGCTCATCCCCACCGACACCGACGTGCTCGTCACGCACAGCCCACCCCACGGCATCGGCGATGGCGGCGGCCCCGGCGACGGTGGCTACGGCGGTAAGCACCGGCTGGGGTGCGAAGACCTTCGCGCCAGGGTGCTAGAGGTCAGACCGATGCTCCACTTGTTCGGCCACATTCACGACTCAGGGGGCGCATGGCCCATCGGCGCCACGACTTTCGCGAACGTCACCACGTGGGAGTGTGAGCGAGGTCCAACGGTATTCGACATCGACGTGCCGCTCCGACGGGCAACCGCGGTCTCTGTCCCGCCCGCGAAGCGTTGA
- the mqo gene encoding malate dehydrogenase (quinone) has translation MNDADTVDFALIGAGIMSATLGTLLRKVEPTAGIAIFERQSGAAAESSDAWNNAGTGHAGYCELNYTPRKGDGSIDCTKALQIASQYETSLELWRSLVATGALPPAESFLRSIPHVSFVWGDADVAFLKARHAGLRGNAAFADMELSEAPARIAEWAPLVMEGRTRGAPVAATRVAHGTDVNFGALARSMVTTLAAHPCTSLHLSHEVTALYRDGAHWALEVRDRTTGEGRTVHANFVFIGAGGYSLSLLEKSGIPEAKGYGAFPVSGQWLRCKNRDVIARHHAKVYGRAAEGTPPMSVPHLDARWINGEPELLFGPYAGFTTKFLKEGSWLDLLKSIGVHNAGAVMSAGLENHDLTRYLIGQAMLSVDERVALLQRYYPTAAPDDWEVQVAGLRVQIIKADGRGGGELKFGTEVVTSADGSLAALLGASPGASTAAAIMLELCARCFPERFASAPWQKSLGELFPSRHARAAKPSAD, from the coding sequence ATGAACGACGCGGACACGGTCGACTTCGCGCTCATTGGCGCCGGCATCATGAGCGCCACGTTGGGAACGCTCCTTCGTAAGGTCGAGCCCACGGCGGGCATCGCCATCTTCGAGCGACAGAGTGGCGCCGCTGCCGAGAGCTCCGACGCCTGGAACAACGCCGGCACGGGCCACGCTGGCTATTGCGAGCTCAATTACACGCCGCGCAAGGGCGACGGCTCAATCGACTGCACGAAGGCGCTTCAGATCGCCTCGCAATACGAGACGAGCCTCGAGCTATGGCGCTCGCTGGTGGCCACCGGCGCCCTTCCGCCGGCAGAGTCGTTCTTACGGTCGATTCCGCACGTCAGCTTCGTCTGGGGTGACGCTGACGTCGCCTTCTTGAAGGCGCGCCACGCGGGCCTTCGCGGCAACGCAGCCTTCGCCGACATGGAGCTGTCGGAGGCTCCCGCGCGCATCGCCGAATGGGCGCCGCTCGTGATGGAAGGCCGCACGCGCGGGGCACCGGTCGCCGCCACGCGCGTGGCCCACGGGACCGACGTCAATTTCGGCGCACTCGCGCGCAGCATGGTGACGACGCTCGCCGCCCACCCATGCACCTCGCTGCACCTGTCGCACGAGGTCACCGCGCTCTACCGCGACGGCGCGCATTGGGCCCTCGAGGTTCGCGATCGCACGACCGGCGAAGGGCGCACCGTGCACGCGAACTTCGTCTTCATCGGCGCCGGGGGTTACTCGCTCTCGCTGCTCGAGAAGAGCGGCATTCCCGAGGCGAAGGGTTACGGCGCGTTCCCCGTCAGCGGGCAGTGGCTACGGTGCAAGAATCGCGACGTCATCGCGCGCCACCACGCGAAGGTCTACGGCCGCGCCGCGGAAGGCACGCCGCCGATGTCCGTCCCGCACCTGGACGCGCGATGGATCAACGGCGAGCCCGAGCTGCTCTTTGGGCCCTACGCGGGCTTCACGACGAAATTCCTCAAAGAAGGTTCGTGGCTCGATCTGCTCAAGTCCATCGGCGTCCACAACGCCGGGGCCGTCATGAGCGCGGGCCTCGAGAACCACGACCTCACGCGGTACCTCATCGGCCAGGCGATGCTCTCCGTCGATGAACGCGTCGCGCTCCTGCAACGCTACTACCCGACTGCAGCGCCCGACGACTGGGAGGTGCAGGTCGCTGGCCTTCGCGTTCAGATCATCAAGGCCGACGGCCGCGGCGGCGGCGAGCTAAAATTCGGCACCGAGGTCGTCACGAGCGCCGACGGCTCTTTGGCCGCGCTGCTCGGTGCATCGCCGGGCGCGTCGACGGCGGCGGCGATCATGCTCGAGCTCTGCGCGCGGTGTTTCCCAGAACGCTTCGCGAGCGCCCCTTGGCAGAAGAGCCTCGGCGAGCTCTTTCCTTCGCGGCACGCGCGAGCCGCGAAGCCATCGGCAGATTGA